GAGCTCTACGATCCCGCCGCGAACACGTGGACCGACACGGCGTCGATGGTGAAGGCCCGCGGCTTCCATACCGCGACGCTCCTGGCGAACGGGAAGGTCCTCGTGGTGGCCGGCGCGGATGTCTTCGACGAGCCCATCAGCACCGCCGAGCTCTACGATCCCGCGACGAACACGTGGAGCTCGGCGGGCTCGATCCAGAACCGCGAAGGGCATACCGCGACGTTGCTCGGCAATGGCAAGGTGCTCGTCACCGGCGGCTACACCGATTACGGGGGCGAGGGGTTCACGTCCACGAACCGCAGCGCGACGCTCTACGATCCCGCGACCAATACCTGGACGAACACGGCGGGGATGCACGTCACCCATTACAAGCACACGGCCACGCCGCTCGCCGACGGGCGGGTGCTGGTCGCGGGTGGCGGCGCGGTCGTGGAGCTCTACGATCCGGCGACCGGGACATGGTCACTCGGCAAGTTCCTGAATGCGAACCGGAGCGGGCACAGGGCCACCGAGCTCGCGGACGGGCGGGTGCTCGTGACCGGCGGCGGGAGCACGAGCGTCGAATTGCTCACGCTCGAGGCCCAGGGCGACGCGTGTCTGTTCGCAGGCGAATGCGCGAGCGGCTTCTGCGTCGACGGCGTCTGCTGCAATGCGGCGTGTGACGCGGGCTCGTGTGACGCGTGCTCGGTGAGCGCGGGCGCGTTCGCGGACGGCACGTGTACCCCGATGAGCGGGGCCATTTGCGGGAGCGCGAACGGCTGCACGGCGAATGGGGTCTGCGAGGCGGGCGCGTGTGTCGGAGACGCACCGGTCGGCTGCCTATCCGCGTGGACGCAGACCGGGAACATGCCCGTCGCGCGGCTCGAAGGCGCGTGGGCCGAGCTCGCCGACGGCCGCGTGCTCGTGGCGGGCGGGCTCGATAACGACTGGAACGAGACGCTGTCGACGAACATCTACGATCCGGCGACGAACATGTGGAGCGAGGTCGCGCCGCTCTCCGTGGTCCGCCGCAAGGCCGCGGCGATCCGGGTCGCGACGGGTGAGATCCTCGTCGTGGGTGGGAATGCCCCGTCGTCGGCCGAGGCGTACGATCCGGCGACTGATACGTGGTCCCCGGCCGGCAGCATGGTCGCGCACCACGATACGGGCCTCGCGCTCGTGGGGCTGCCCGACGACAGGATCCTCGTCGCGGGCGGCGGGACGGCGGCGGCCGAGGTGTACGATCCGGCGACGAAGACGTGGATGGCGACGGGCTCGCTCGGTATGGCGCGCTCGGGGCATTCGGCGGTCGTCCTCTCGAGCGGCAAGGTGCTCGTGACGGGCGGCGCGGGCAACCCGACGACGGCGGAGCTCTACGACCCGGCCACGGGTATGTTCTCCCCGGCCGGGACGCTGACGTACGGGCACGCCGGGCACAAGGCGACGAGGTTGTTCGACGGCAGCGTGCTCGTGGTGAGCGGGGAGGGCGCGGATCGGTACGACCCGATCACGAACGGCTGGGCGCCGACGCAGGCCTTGTTGATGCCGCCCAGCGAATTCACGGCGACGCTGCTCGGAGATGGCCGGGTGCTCGTCGTGGGCGCGGCGAACATCCCGCACGGGCAGGTCTACGATCCGGCGACGAACGACTGGACGGTGACCGGCGCCCTGGACGTGCCGCGCCGCGATCACACGGCGGCGTTGCTCGGCAACGGATTGGTGCTCATCGCGGGCGGCAGGGAGGCGACCGGCGGCAACATGTGCGACATGAGGAGCGCCGCGGTGTACAACCCCGCGACGAATGGCTGGTCGATGGTGTCCTCCATGATCAGGACGCGCCGCGACCCGCACTCCGTGTTGCTCGAGGGCAATCGGGTCATGGTCTTCGGGGGGCTGATGGGAGGCTGCTCGTCCGGAGACGGCGACCCGCAGGCCCATGAAAGCGGGGAGATTTACGAGGGCGGCGTGACCCCGGATGGCAGCGGGGGCGCAGGCGGCGGCGGGGGAATGGGCGGCGGCGGCGGAATGGGCGGCGGCGGCGGCGGCGGCGGAATGGGCGGCAGCGGCGGCAGCGGCGGCAGCGGCGGCGGAATGGGCGGCAGCGGCGGCAGCGGCGGCGGCGGCG
This genomic stretch from Polyangium spumosum harbors:
- a CDS encoding Kelch repeat-containing protein — encoded protein: MRTRTFLQHLLPGIFLLPLVSALGCNGADATPNRAKSLDLGAAVSALTAPRWDNAPAMNVSRSGHTATRLSDGKVLAAGGGNASAEVYDPATNTWTLVAPMSTAHTNHTATLLPDGKVLVVGGGTGAVEVYDPATNTWTARAPLNTPRSAHTATLLPDGKIFVAAGIQVDDAAITGSELYDPAANTWTDTASMVKARGFHTATLLANGKVLVVAGADVFDEPISTAELYDPATNTWSSAGSIQNREGHTATLLGNGKVLVTGGYTDYGGEGFTSTNRSATLYDPATNTWTNTAGMHVTHYKHTATPLADGRVLVAGGGAVVELYDPATGTWSLGKFLNANRSGHRATELADGRVLVTGGGSTSVELLTLEAQGDACLFAGECASGFCVDGVCCNAACDAGSCDACSVSAGAFADGTCTPMSGAICGSANGCTANGVCEAGACVGDAPVGCLSAWTQTGNMPVARLEGAWAELADGRVLVAGGLDNDWNETLSTNIYDPATNMWSEVAPLSVVRRKAAAIRVATGEILVVGGNAPSSAEAYDPATDTWSPAGSMVAHHDTGLALVGLPDDRILVAGGGTAAAEVYDPATKTWMATGSLGMARSGHSAVVLSSGKVLVTGGAGNPTTAELYDPATGMFSPAGTLTYGHAGHKATRLFDGSVLVVSGEGADRYDPITNGWAPTQALLMPPSEFTATLLGDGRVLVVGAANIPHGQVYDPATNDWTVTGALDVPRRDHTAALLGNGLVLIAGGREATGGNMCDMRSAAVYNPATNGWSMVSSMIRTRRDPHSVLLEGNRVMVFGGLMGGCSSGDGDPQAHESGEIYEGGVTPDGSGGAGGGGGMGGGGGMGGGGGGGGMGGSGGSGGSGGGMGGSGGSGGGGGMGGSGGSGGSGGGMGGSGGSGGGMGGSGGSGGSGGMAGSGGMGGDGGMVAAGGMGGTGGSGGAGGSGGGSVPDASCSAAAGPVEGSGRGLVALVALGALFARRRKR